A window of the Sporosarcina sp. FSL K6-2383 genome harbors these coding sequences:
- a CDS encoding sensor histidine kinase — protein MDLGILYRVTSLLLTSLFFFLGSASSFVFKLGLVVTLGIAAWIIIDLQKRYIKNTKILQAIVLTETIGLTLLLIPTGGISSPFIWYALNPVLVAACFLTPLFCWGALIFYLGSATFIAYRLIDINNIVMIFEGKSYFYLVCLLTTLLARLFSRLTTELNSKAALLNRQQDELIQANEKLTETNQKYQETLEQIMLERIYMDQMIISEEQNRIANEIHDSVSQRLFGIVYSLHSLQAKSNSMTREELNKEYQFLSQSANTTIKELRGAIYRLSSVKKGEQPFLLRLKKYLDEYARLNDIRIDYRITGDEFFISNEQKEALYRIICEACGNAVRHGKCTIVDLKLSLLDEKTVVFIQDDGIGISSYVDKKEQGIGLINMQNSVSSFNGTFSIEGMLGSGTTIIIEIPSTKIMKKQEVAG, from the coding sequence ATGGATTTGGGAATTTTGTATCGGGTCACTTCTCTTCTATTAACATCGCTCTTTTTTTTCCTAGGGTCTGCATCGTCATTTGTATTTAAACTAGGGTTAGTTGTGACTCTGGGGATTGCGGCCTGGATCATCATTGATTTACAAAAAAGATATATAAAAAACACTAAAATTTTACAAGCAATTGTCTTAACGGAAACAATTGGATTGACATTGTTACTTATTCCGACAGGTGGTATTTCAAGTCCGTTCATCTGGTACGCACTCAATCCTGTACTCGTAGCAGCCTGTTTTCTGACGCCATTATTTTGCTGGGGAGCACTCATATTTTACCTTGGAAGTGCCACATTCATCGCTTACCGTCTTATAGACATAAACAATATCGTAATGATTTTTGAAGGGAAATCCTATTTTTATCTTGTATGTTTATTAACAACATTGCTTGCGAGATTATTCTCACGGCTAACGACGGAGTTAAATTCAAAAGCAGCCTTACTAAATAGGCAACAAGACGAACTCATACAGGCCAATGAAAAACTGACTGAAACAAATCAAAAGTATCAGGAAACCTTAGAGCAAATCATGCTAGAGAGAATCTATATGGATCAGATGATCATCAGTGAAGAACAGAATCGTATCGCCAATGAAATCCATGATAGTGTTTCACAGAGATTGTTTGGAATCGTCTATTCATTGCACAGTTTACAAGCTAAAAGTAACAGCATGACGAGGGAAGAATTGAACAAGGAGTACCAGTTCTTATCACAGTCTGCTAATACGACAATTAAAGAGCTGCGGGGGGCTATTTACCGGTTAAGCTCGGTGAAGAAAGGTGAACAACCATTTCTCTTGCGTTTGAAAAAATATTTAGATGAATATGCACGATTAAATGACATTAGAATTGATTACCGAATTACGGGCGATGAATTTTTCATTTCAAACGAACAAAAGGAAGCGCTTTATCGAATTATATGTGAAGCGTGTGGCAATGCGGTTCGACATGGAAAGTGCACAATTGTTGACCTGAAATTATCCTTGCTAGATGAGAAAACAGTAGTCTTTATTCAAGATGACGGCATAGGGATAAGTTCATACGTTGATAAGAAAGAACAAGGAATTGGGCTCATCAATATGCAAAATAGCGTCAGTTCTTTTAACGGGACATTTTCAATAGAAGGGATGCTTGGTTCAGGTACAACAATAATCATTGAAATCCCAAGTACAAAAATAATGAAGAAACAAGAGGTGGCTGGATAA
- a CDS encoding response regulator transcription factor has translation MKVVIVDDHPLVRKGLKSILTLDGSMEVLGEAANSREALELFSELKPELALVDLRLGNESGLDLITEAIRQGAACKFVVLTSSTEENDFKQAKELGVAGYVLKEALPEELLQALLIISKGRKYYDQGVLEFVMKPRGLVEENGHVEKLTPKEKEVLMALGRGFSNKEISQFLYITEYTVKKHVSQVLAKLGLADRTHAALYANATGLVRYVVN, from the coding sequence ATGAAAGTTGTTATTGTTGATGATCATCCATTGGTTAGAAAAGGCCTAAAATCTATACTTACCCTAGACGGATCAATGGAGGTACTTGGTGAAGCGGCAAATAGTAGAGAGGCATTGGAGCTTTTCAGTGAACTTAAACCGGAGTTAGCGCTTGTTGATCTTCGATTGGGAAATGAATCCGGTTTGGATCTAATAACAGAAGCCATTCGACAAGGAGCAGCTTGCAAATTCGTTGTGCTGACGTCATCAACGGAAGAAAATGATTTTAAGCAGGCCAAAGAGTTAGGCGTTGCTGGCTATGTATTAAAAGAAGCACTACCCGAAGAATTGTTACAAGCATTGCTCATTATTAGCAAGGGGAGAAAATATTACGATCAAGGAGTACTAGAATTTGTCATGAAACCACGTGGACTCGTTGAAGAAAATGGACATGTGGAAAAATTAACACCAAAGGAAAAGGAAGTCTTAATGGCACTGGGAAGAGGGTTTTCAAATAAAGAAATTTCGCAGTTCCTGTATATCACGGAGTACACTGTGAAAAAACATGTGAGTCAAGTATTAGCGAAGCTAGGACTAGCCGATAGAACACACGCCGCACTCTACGCCAATGCAACGGGCTTGGTGAGATATGTTGTAAATTAA
- a CDS encoding TasA family protein produces MSIKKKLAMSIATGALAVSMIGGGTYAYFNDVEVNNSSFTAGTLDINVAGNDAANAIIDVSNLKPGDIMTRSFKLNNTGSLDVSKVLLTSNYSVTDTNLNNAGADFGEHIKVQFVINNDKRTEVVHETTLKNLSQADVTDRDLLGWLLGGENGGLKAGTTDNLTVMFEFVDNGADQNVFQGDSLKLEWTFDAKQTAGSLR; encoded by the coding sequence ATGAGTATTAAAAAGAAACTAGCTATGAGTATCGCAACTGGAGCATTGGCTGTAAGTATGATTGGCGGAGGAACTTATGCTTATTTCAATGATGTTGAAGTAAATAACAGCAGTTTTACAGCGGGTACTTTGGATATTAATGTTGCGGGTAATGATGCAGCAAATGCAATTATTGATGTTAGCAATCTAAAACCAGGTGATATCATGACACGTAGTTTTAAACTCAATAACACTGGTAGCTTGGATGTATCGAAAGTATTATTGACATCCAATTATTCTGTCACTGATACAAATTTGAATAATGCTGGCGCAGATTTTGGTGAGCATATTAAGGTTCAGTTCGTTATCAACAATGACAAAAGGACTGAAGTTGTTCATGAAACTACTTTAAAGAATCTGAGTCAAGCAGACGTTACGGATAGGGATCTGTTAGGATGGCTCCTTGGTGGAGAAAATGGCGGACTAAAAGCCGGTACAACGGATAACCTTACAGTTATGTTTGAATTCGTGGATAATGGCGCAGATCAGAATGTTTTCCAAGGGGATTCCTTGAAGCTTGAATGGACTTTTGATGCAAAGCAAACAGCTGGCTCATTGAGATAA
- a CDS encoding SipW-dependent-type signal peptide-containing protein — protein sequence MKSKRRRRYKKKKRDLFLILKIALICYLAIFGVGYMSSDTSANFSSQSEVSQTITAGIWEVPIALINQCEEEYENDEVSSEETEFNHEDEDNNPEGKIEKDEVTSGETNVDRIDKEDTPPEENEEDLVSSEEAEMDCGDKDDAAGGGICEGEENEEDLVSSEEIEMDCGDKEDASKEIDEKDAAGEVFCEGEENKEEDTVSSEEAKVNCKNNDDKSEEDNDIEEASQENEIDGSDGEIGNIEGTQEELNASTENEQEEPESENQKQPDGKNEPVNTSKEKILTDEDSANDKASENSSDKKKDEEMNEAIKEQKKSAEGDINEKEKNNENEKDDEVGK from the coding sequence TTGAAAAGCAAGCGTAGACGTAGATATAAGAAAAAGAAACGCGATCTTTTCCTAATTTTAAAAATAGCACTCATTTGTTATTTAGCTATCTTTGGCGTCGGTTATATGTCGTCTGATACGTCTGCAAATTTCAGCAGCCAGTCGGAAGTTTCCCAGACAATCACTGCCGGTATATGGGAAGTGCCGATTGCACTCATTAATCAATGCGAAGAGGAATACGAAAATGATGAGGTATCGAGTGAGGAAACTGAGTTCAACCACGAAGACGAAGACAATAACCCAGAGGGCAAAATCGAAAAGGATGAAGTAACGAGTGGAGAAACCAATGTTGACCGCATTGACAAGGAAGATACTCCCCCAGAAGAAAACGAAGAGGATCTAGTCTCAAGCGAGGAAGCTGAAATGGATTGTGGAGACAAAGATGATGCGGCGGGCGGGGGCATCTGCGAGGGCGAAGAAAACGAAGAGGATCTAGTCTCAAGCGAGGAAATTGAAATGGACTGTGGGGACAAGGAAGATGCATCTAAGGAAATAGATGAAAAGGATGCTGCAGGCGAGGTCTTCTGCGAGGGAGAAGAAAATAAAGAAGAGGATACAGTTTCAAGTGAGGAAGCCAAAGTAAACTGTAAGAATAATGATGATAAGTCTGAAGAGGATAACGACATAGAAGAAGCTAGTCAGGAAAATGAGATAGATGGTTCAGATGGGGAAATTGGTAATATTGAGGGGACTCAAGAAGAATTGAATGCCAGCACAGAGAATGAGCAGGAAGAGCCTGAAAGTGAAAATCAAAAACAACCGGATGGTAAGAATGAACCTGTAAACACATCAAAAGAAAAGATTCTAACTGACGAAGATTCTGCAAATGATAAAGCTTCAGAAAATAGTTCTGATAAAAAGAAAGACGAAGAGATGAACGAAGCCATAAAAGAACAAAAAAAGAGTGCGGAAGGTGATATAAATGAGAAAGAAAAAAACAACGAAAACGAAAAAGATGATGAAGTGGGTAAATAG
- a CDS encoding signal peptidase I, whose product MRKKKTTKTKKMMKWVNSFVSGILMVLLISVASIVVISKASGGEPQLFGYQLKTVLSGSMEPGMKTGSIIAVKLAEDKTGLKKGDVITFQEEEILITHRITEVVKSGDSVLYRTKGDNNNAEDVNPVLSDNVVAEYTGFTLPYVGYFINFSQSKNGAFLLLIPGFLLLIYSAITIWKVLSEIELRPKKQVDLVEEDGEKSTS is encoded by the coding sequence ATGAGAAAGAAAAAAACAACGAAAACGAAAAAGATGATGAAGTGGGTAAATAGCTTTGTCTCCGGCATATTGATGGTCCTGTTGATTAGTGTAGCTTCCATAGTAGTTATATCGAAAGCCTCCGGCGGAGAACCACAGCTTTTTGGTTACCAATTAAAAACAGTTCTGTCGGGATCCATGGAGCCGGGAATGAAAACCGGCTCGATCATTGCCGTAAAATTAGCCGAAGATAAAACGGGTTTAAAAAAAGGCGATGTTATCACATTCCAAGAAGAAGAGATTTTGATTACACACCGAATTACGGAAGTAGTCAAGAGTGGAGACTCCGTACTTTACCGGACAAAGGGAGATAACAACAATGCAGAGGATGTGAATCCAGTTCTGTCTGACAATGTGGTGGCGGAGTATACAGGTTTTACATTGCCTTATGTAGGATACTTCATTAACTTCTCTCAGTCGAAGAATGGTGCATTTTTACTGTTAATACCTGGATTCCTGTTGCTGATATACTCCGCAATTACGATTTGGAAAGTGCTATCTGAAATCGAATTGCGTCCGAAAAAACAAGTAGATTTAGTAGAGGAAGATGGCGAGAAAAGTACTTCCTGA
- a CDS encoding TasA family protein: protein MTSVFADVENDAAETDLEISLSPKDTLFDITNMKPGDWAPRTITVQNSGSKDFVYHMQLQNSGEVKLFNELLLEIKVGDIELYTGKLAALKSLPERKLTSGTEENLNITIRFPEHLGNDFQGLESAFVFAFTAEGKDNAAAQAMTKVQIDSGVLATTGFGLPGKSSNIVTLMFLGSILVTGGIVLLIIRRYRRVSRFLN, encoded by the coding sequence GTGACGAGTGTATTTGCAGATGTTGAAAACGACGCAGCTGAGACTGATTTAGAGATCAGTCTTTCACCAAAAGATACTTTATTTGATATTACTAATATGAAGCCGGGTGATTGGGCGCCAAGGACCATTACAGTTCAGAATTCGGGAAGTAAAGATTTTGTCTACCATATGCAGTTGCAAAACAGTGGAGAAGTGAAGCTTTTCAATGAGCTGTTGTTGGAAATTAAAGTAGGCGATATAGAATTGTATACAGGGAAATTGGCCGCACTAAAATCTTTGCCGGAAAGAAAACTCACAAGTGGCACCGAAGAAAATTTAAATATCACTATTCGTTTTCCGGAACATCTTGGAAATGACTTCCAAGGGCTAGAGTCGGCATTTGTTTTCGCTTTTACAGCGGAAGGAAAAGATAACGCGGCAGCCCAAGCGATGACCAAAGTACAGATTGACAGCGGAGTTCTAGCAACGACTGGGTTCGGACTGCCTGGCAAATCGTCAAATATAGTTACGCTGATGTTTTTAGGTTCTATACTTGTGACAGGTGGAATTGTATTGTTGATTATTAGGCGTTACAGACGTGTTTCTCGTTTCCTCAATTAA
- a CDS encoding S-layer homology domain-containing protein — MKKSCRLAFVFVFVSSLFIAYTSADSYAEDKVLNDVRLGSYYYESVLSLSERGIISGFNDGTFKPNQAVTRGQAAKILAHVLELDMENVEDPKFRDVKPNHPYYKEIAALANAGVISGFEGDTYKPDRTLSRAQMAKVITEGFRFDVEKMEKLPFTDVKSTVWYADYVQTLVAHNITTGVTATGFEPNHAVTRGQLATFITRSEKAAMLFKPLVIAGNGGFDFLDGNAMDASFRSPASLVVLADGAVLISDRQNQLIRKLRGGIVSTFAGTTFGLNNWELPEGGLHDAVKETAVFNDPSGMVADREGNIYIADASNHVIRKIATSGEVTTVAGDGLPGDEDGIDGNTRFNQPQDVAIAADGTLYVADTLNHLIRKIEPNGKVTTLNAPSNRPIEVVAGDIESAGDFQDGDLKHAKFNEPSGLAIDSKGNLYVSDTGNQLIRYINFSTNTVTTVAGKSVNNGTLYADSGYRDGAALEALFHSPSGMTVTAEGGVLIADRLNHSVRYLLNGKVTTLARNGLSYPTDVAVQDGMILIVDSYHNQIRQIQFK; from the coding sequence ATGAAAAAATCGTGCAGGCTGGCTTTCGTTTTTGTTTTTGTCTCGAGTCTTTTTATTGCATATACGTCGGCAGATTCGTATGCGGAGGATAAGGTGCTCAATGACGTTAGATTGGGAAGTTATTATTATGAATCTGTATTGAGTTTAAGTGAGCGGGGAATCATTAGTGGGTTTAACGATGGTACGTTTAAGCCCAATCAAGCTGTGACGCGTGGACAAGCAGCCAAGATTTTGGCACATGTGCTTGAGCTTGATATGGAAAATGTGGAGGATCCGAAATTTCGGGATGTGAAGCCAAATCATCCGTACTATAAGGAAATTGCAGCGTTGGCGAATGCTGGTGTGATTAGCGGCTTTGAAGGCGATACGTATAAGCCGGATCGTACATTGTCGAGAGCGCAAATGGCCAAAGTTATTACGGAGGGCTTTCGTTTTGATGTGGAGAAAATGGAAAAACTACCGTTTACCGATGTGAAAAGCACGGTATGGTATGCGGATTATGTACAAACATTGGTTGCGCACAATATTACAACGGGGGTTACTGCTACAGGCTTTGAGCCAAATCATGCCGTAACGAGGGGGCAGCTCGCTACGTTTATTACGCGTAGTGAAAAGGCGGCTATGCTTTTTAAGCCTCTTGTTATTGCAGGAAATGGTGGTTTTGATTTTCTTGACGGGAATGCAATGGATGCGTCATTTCGCTCTCCCGCCAGCCTAGTTGTGTTGGCGGACGGGGCTGTTTTGATTTCAGATCGTCAAAATCAGTTGATTCGAAAACTGCGAGGCGGGATCGTTTCTACGTTTGCGGGGACAACGTTTGGGTTGAATAATTGGGAACTTCCTGAGGGCGGTCTCCATGATGCGGTGAAAGAAACAGCAGTATTTAACGATCCATCTGGAATGGTTGCTGATCGTGAAGGAAACATTTATATCGCGGATGCATCGAATCATGTCATTCGTAAAATCGCTACGAGTGGTGAAGTGACGACCGTTGCTGGAGATGGACTGCCTGGTGATGAGGATGGAATTGATGGAAATACGCGATTTAATCAACCGCAGGATGTAGCGATTGCAGCAGATGGAACGCTCTATGTGGCCGACACATTAAATCATTTAATTCGGAAAATCGAGCCAAATGGAAAGGTGACGACATTAAATGCTCCTTCCAACCGTCCCATTGAGGTGGTGGCTGGCGACATTGAGAGTGCTGGTGACTTCCAAGATGGTGATTTGAAACATGCGAAGTTTAATGAACCATCGGGATTAGCGATTGATAGCAAAGGGAATTTATATGTCAGTGACACTGGTAATCAATTGATTCGTTATATCAATTTTTCTACCAATACTGTAACGACGGTTGCTGGGAAAAGTGTAAACAACGGAACATTATATGCAGACAGTGGATATCGAGACGGGGCGGCACTTGAGGCACTGTTCCATTCACCAAGTGGAATGACAGTAACGGCAGAGGGAGGGGTTCTGATAGCAGATCGTTTAAACCATTCAGTACGTTATTTGTTGAACGGGAAAGTGACGACACTTGCAAGGAATGGTTTGAGTTATCCAACAGATGTTGCAGTTCAGGATGGAATGATTTTAATAGTGGATAGCTATCACAATCAAATCCGACAAATACAATTTAAATAA
- a CDS encoding SIS domain-containing protein: MMDTIESIPIHLNKILRNKNLVDQSIQDYLKAFPDIKGIVFIASGTSYNAAFTTKKFAEDFTSIPVELIYPNIFVNYLNKSLLNKETLYVFISQGGKTKLVYEALEIVKSKGFPNISITENIDSPIAKSAGLALEMGSENEAYMFRTLGYSATCATLYWLFVSLSKLYCGLSAAKEQELVEDYSKMVENLPKIKTDTLDWYRQNKFTLMQKSKFIFSGTNDLWPVAQEADIKFMEMLPALTNSFELEELIHGPQNAFDSTTGYFILSRKGEDSEKAQKISAFINTEITKCFMVGEETTLDTDLSIVSPSKYFSSLEYITVFQVLSYQLSTDKGRDLSKGVYPQVVNYIEKSL, translated from the coding sequence ATGATGGACACGATTGAAAGCATTCCAATTCATTTGAATAAAATACTTAGGAACAAAAACCTTGTAGATCAAAGCATACAAGATTATTTGAAAGCGTTTCCCGATATAAAGGGAATTGTATTTATCGCATCAGGTACTTCTTATAATGCCGCTTTTACAACAAAGAAGTTTGCAGAGGATTTTACCAGTATTCCGGTAGAGTTAATCTATCCAAACATTTTTGTAAACTATTTAAACAAGTCCTTATTAAATAAAGAAACGTTATATGTCTTTATTTCCCAGGGTGGAAAAACAAAACTTGTTTATGAAGCATTAGAAATAGTTAAATCGAAGGGATTCCCGAATATATCGATTACTGAAAATATAGATTCTCCAATTGCGAAAAGCGCTGGTTTAGCTTTAGAGATGGGTTCTGAAAATGAAGCGTATATGTTTAGAACGTTAGGGTACTCTGCAACATGTGCCACGTTATATTGGCTTTTTGTTTCATTATCAAAGCTATATTGTGGATTATCAGCAGCAAAAGAACAGGAGCTAGTGGAAGATTACTCGAAAATGGTTGAAAACCTACCCAAAATTAAAACTGATACACTCGATTGGTATAGACAGAATAAGTTCACTTTAATGCAAAAGAGTAAATTTATATTTTCGGGTACAAATGATTTATGGCCAGTTGCGCAAGAAGCTGATATTAAGTTCATGGAAATGTTGCCAGCGCTTACAAATAGCTTTGAGCTTGAGGAACTCATCCATGGACCACAAAATGCGTTCGATAGTACGACGGGTTATTTTATTTTAAGTAGAAAAGGTGAAGACTCAGAGAAAGCCCAAAAGATATCGGCATTTATTAATACCGAAATCACGAAGTGTTTTATGGTTGGGGAAGAGACTACCTTGGACACAGATTTATCGATTGTTTCACCTAGCAAATATTTTAGTAGCTTAGAGTATATTACGGTCTTCCAGGTTTTATCGTATCAATTATCTACAGATAAAGGTCGTGATCTCTCAAAAGGCGTATATCCACAAGTC